ATTATTTCATCTCTGGAGGAACCAGGTGCATATTCAATCCCAAAGGATAATCCTATAGCTCCATCTTGAAAAGATTTTTTTAATAGATCAGACATAATTTCAATCTGCCTTTTTGTTGCTGAAATATAGGGATCTCCTATCCCCACAGCCTCTCTCAACCTAAAAGAATGTCCTATCAATTGTGCTTGATTAATAAAAAATCCTCTATTATCCTGCTCATCAAAAAATTTTTTAATATCTAATATTCCACCACCACAATTTCCTCCTACCGTAGTTGTTACACCTTGAAGTACTGAAAGTTTTCCACAAGGGATGGAACCATCTACGTGACCATGAATATCTATGAATCCTGGACTTACAATAAGTCCACTTGCATCTATTTCTACATTACCCTTAATATTTTTATCAGTTATTGTACATATTTTATTTTTGCAAATTCCAACATTCGCTTTTTTAATAATTTTTTGTTCTACATCTACAACATTGCCATTTTTCACAACTAAATCATAAATATTCATATCCTCACTTCCTCTGATTTATTGCTGCTTAAATTCAGACCAAATTAAGTCATATTGTTTTGTAACATCGCCTACATCTTCTAGATGTTTAGCTTTTCTAAATTCTTCCTGGGGAACATAAACAGCTTTATTATTCAAATATTCTTTTGACATATACTTTTTAGCTGCTGTATTTACACTTATATACTCTATATTATTAGTTATATCATTATTTATTTTTCCGTCAAGTAGGTAATTAATAAATTTTTCTGCATTAGCTTTATGCGGTGCCTTTACAGGTATTACAAAATTATCTTCTTCAAATTGCATTCCCTCTTCAGGATAGACAATTTTTAGTTTAGGATTCTCTTTTAGTGCAGCTGAAGCCTGTGATCCCCACATAATGCCTATGGATGTATCTCCACTTATTAAACTATTATGAGGTGTATCTGCATCAAATACTTTCACGTTTGGTTTTAGATCTTTAAGTTCTGCCTTTGCCTTATTAAGTTTTGCAGGATCAGTTTCATTTATACTATATCCAAGCTTTGTTAAAGCCATTCCTATTACGGATCTTGGATCATCTAGAAGTACTGCCGAATCTTTAAGTGAAGGATCCCATAAATCCTTAATTCCATTAATATCTTTTTTTACTTTATCAGGATTATATACAATCATTTGTCCACCCAATGTATAAGGTATAGAATATTTATTATCTTTATCATAGTATTGATTTAAATAAGAAGAATCTATATTCTTGTAATTTGGTACATTAGCTTTATTTATGGGCTGAATTAATACTTCTTTCTGCTTCCCCATGACTTGAATTATATAATCAGCACAAATTATAACATCGTATTGAGAACCTTTTACTGCTTGAAGCTTTGCAAGCATTTCTTCATTAGTAGAAAAATTACTATAATTCACTTTAATTCCAGTTTCCTTTTCAAATTGCTTAACTACATCATCTGGAACATAATTTGCCCAAGTAAAAAGATTTACTACTTTTTCACTGCTATCTTCAGAATTTGAAGAGTTTTTATTTGAACAGCCTGAAAAAGTTAACAGAATCATCATAAAAACTAGCATAATACTAAAAATTTTTAATAATTTCTTTGACACAAAAATCACTCCTATAATTTTATTTTTTTAAAGAGACCTTGATAGTCTGTGATATAATTAAAACTAAAAAAGTTATAATTAACATTATAGTACACAATGCATTTATTTCCCCTGAAAGACCAAAACGAAGCATAGAAAATATTTTTATAGGCAAAGTAGTACTCTCTGGCCCACCTACAAAAAAGTTTATTATTATATCATCCAAAGATAAAGCAAAAACCAACATAGCTCCTGATATTACTGCTGGAAATATTATAGGCAAAGTTATAGTTTTAAAAACAATAAAATTATTAGCTCCTAAATCCATAGCTGCTTCTTCAATAGATGAATCAAAATCAGCTAATCTAGCTTTAACATTAATTAAGACAAAAGGAATACAAAAGGT
This genomic window from Clostridium pasteurianum DSM 525 = ATCC 6013 contains:
- a CDS encoding polyamine ABC transporter substrate-binding protein → MSKKLLKIFSIMLVFMMILLTFSGCSNKNSSNSEDSSEKVVNLFTWANYVPDDVVKQFEKETGIKVNYSNFSTNEEMLAKLQAVKGSQYDVIICADYIIQVMGKQKEVLIQPINKANVPNYKNIDSSYLNQYYDKDNKYSIPYTLGGQMIVYNPDKVKKDINGIKDLWDPSLKDSAVLLDDPRSVIGMALTKLGYSINETDPAKLNKAKAELKDLKPNVKVFDADTPHNSLISGDTSIGIMWGSQASAALKENPKLKIVYPEEGMQFEEDNFVIPVKAPHKANAEKFINYLLDGKINNDITNNIEYISVNTAAKKYMSKEYLNNKAVYVPQEEFRKAKHLEDVGDVTKQYDLIWSEFKQQ